GGTTCGCTCATCTCGGTCCCATCGCTCGCCACTGCCACCGCCACCCAAGTCCTTTGTCCGGGGCCGGCCGGCTGCGTTCGCTTTCCACGCGTTAGGTGATCACGCTACCGGCTACGCCTGGCTGTCAGGTGCCCCCGTGCCACGGGACACGGCGCTCGGGCGTTTTGAGCAGGGCGAGAAGAACTCGATGATCGCGAAGGATCCTCGCGTGAGTGTCCGTTCGGTTGAGCGGTGACGGCGGGCGTGGAGGGAGAACAGCACTGCTGGCCTGCGCTGTTCGATGTTCGCCTGGGTCATGTCCCCAGATCCTCCGTCACGGGCAGGCACTCGGCGAGCAGGTCGACGACGTCACGCCAGGCGCGCTGCGCGTGCTGTGGGTGGTAGCCGACGCCGGGGACCGTGGGGTGATCGACCGGCGGGTGGTGGAAGGCGTGCAAGGCGCCGCCGTAGACCGTGAGGCGCCAGTCGACGCCCGCGGCCTGCATCTCAGTGGTGAACGCGTTGCGTTGCGCGGGCGACATGATCGGGTCTTGTGACCCGACCCCGGCCCACACCGGGCAGCGAATACGTGCCGCCTCGCCCGGTCGGCCGGTGGTCGTTGCGTTGACTGTGCCGATCGCGCGCAGGTTGGCGCCGTCGCGCCCGAGTTCCAGCCCGATGGCGCCCCCGGTGCCGTAGCCGACGGCGGCGATCCGGTCGGATTCGGTCCGCGGTTCGGCGCGCAGCACGTCGAGCGCGGAATGCCCGATGCTGCGCATCCGGTCGGGATCAGAGAGCAGTGGCAGGCAACGGGCCAGCATCTCCTCGGGGTCGCTCAAATAGCGCCCGCCGTGGAGGTCGAAGGCCAGCGCTACGTATCCCAGCTCGGCAAGAGCATCGGCCCGGCGGCGCTCGACGTCGCTGAGCCCCGTGCCCTCTGGTCCGAGCAGCACTGCGGGCCGGCGGTCGACACCGGCCGGGAGCGCGAGGTGCCCGATCATCGTCAGACCGTCGGCCGGATACGCGACCGTACGCGTCGTAATCGTCGTCATGAGACGGGACTGTAGTGACCGTCGAGCCCGGTCCAGCCGCTGTTCTGCCGCTGGCAGAGCAGCGCGGACATCCCCTGAAATACGGCGAAGGCTCACAAGAACCGTCACAGCCCTCGTTCCCACGGCAGCTATCCACCCCGTTGCCCCTTGCACCCGTAACTCGGTCAGGCCCCTCACCGGCGCGGGGCGCTCACAGGTCGTGGAAGTCCTTGGCGGCGGGGTAGGTGATGTGGGTACAGCCGCGTCGGGTGGTGATGTCGTCGACGTAGGCGCGGAACAGGGAGCGGCGCGCCTTGTAGCCGAGGACGTCGCTGTAGAGGCGGTCGGCCGTGAGGGCGTGCAGTGCGGGCTTGCCGTCGCAGATCGAGGACGCCCACCAGATGCCGTCGCCGCCTCCTGCCGTACCCGGCTTGAGCCTTACGTCGTCGCCCGTCGCGTCGTAGCCCACGGAGTTGGCGTCGGCGCCGAAATAGGACACCGTGCGCAGCCACCAGGGCGAGTAGGTGAGCGCTCCCTCGGCGTAGTCGCGCTGATCGTCGTCCAG
This Streptomyces sp. NBC_01283 DNA region includes the following protein-coding sequences:
- a CDS encoding dienelactone hydrolase family protein — encoded protein: MTTITTRTVAYPADGLTMIGHLALPAGVDRRPAVLLGPEGTGLSDVERRRADALAELGYVALAFDLHGGRYLSDPEEMLARCLPLLSDPDRMRSIGHSALDVLRAEPRTESDRIAAVGYGTGGAIGLELGRDGANLRAIGTVNATTTGRPGEAARIRCPVWAGVGSQDPIMSPAQRNAFTTEMQAAGVDWRLTVYGGALHAFHHPPVDHPTVPGVGYHPQHAQRAWRDVVDLLAECLPVTEDLGT